The window AATCGGTGGGCGCCACCACCAGCTTGCGCCATTGATGCCCCTGCGAATACCCGGTGAGCAAATTGAACAGGGCGGAGGCGTCGGTGGCGATATCCTCATCGGCGGTGAACAAGCCTAAATCGGTGTAGGTGAGCGCGGTGATTTGGTTGTAATTGCCGGTGCCCAAATGAACGTAGCGCTTCAGGGCGTTTCCTTCCTGGCGCACCACCAGCGACAGTTTGCAGTGCGTTTTCCAATCTAAAAAGCCAAACACCACGTGCACGCCAGCCCGTTCCAATTGCCGTGCCCAAGAGACGTTGTTCGCTTCGTCGAAGCGGGCTTTCAACTCGACGAGCGCCGTCACGTGCTTGCCGTTGTCGGCCGCCTGAATGAGTGCACGTGTGATGGGGGAATCGCCGCTGGTGCGATATAGGGTTTGCTTGATGGCCAGCACTTTGGGATCGTTGGCCGCTTTGGTGACGAAATCGACCACGGCGTCGAACGAATCGTACGGGTGATGCAGCAAAATGTCGCGCCGGGCAATGGTGGCAAACAAATCGTCGCGTCGCCGCAGGCTGCGGGGCATTTGCGGCGAAAACGGCGGGTCGCGCAGTTGTTCCCGGTCCGCCAATTTCAGCAACTCCATCATGGCGGATAGATCCAATGGTCCCGGGATGCGATACACTTCGCTGTAACCTTCGGGAGAATTATCGCGAATTGCTTCTTCATCGATGATCATCCGGCTCAGCTCTTCGCTGCCGCCGGCGGAAACTTCCAGACGAACCGCCTCGCCCCGCTGCCGGGTTTTTAACCGATCTTCGATCAGCCGCAGCATGTCGTCGGATTCCTGTTCCAGCAAATCGATGTCGCTGTCGCGGGTAATGCGGAACGTGGTCCAGGAAAGAACGTCGAAGCCGCCAAATAATTCCGGCAGCCGGGTCGATACCAAATCTTCGAGCAAAATGAACTGTGCGTCGTCCCCCACGCCCAACGGGACCAATCGCGGTAAAACTTGCGGCACTTGCACGACGGCAAACAACTGCTTGGGCCCCAGGCCGCGGCGGCGCTCCAACATCGCCGCCAAATATAAGCCGCGATTGTGATAGCGCGGACTGGGATGCGCCGGGTCGATGGCCATTGGTGTGAGAATGGGCCAAGCTCGTTCGCGGAAAAACCGATCCAGCGCCGCTTGTTGTTCTCCGTTCAACTCCGCGGGCGTCAGCAGCCGAATACCTTCCTGATTGAGCGCCGGCCGAACTGCTTCGTTCCAGCAGCGATATTGAGCCGCCACCAGTTCCTGCGTGCGCTTGGTGATTCGCTGCAATTGAGCGATGGCGCGCAAACCGTCGGGGCTGTAATCTTGCGGGGCGCCGTCGCCAAACGCTTGTTCGCGCAGCCCGGCCACTCGAACCATGAAAAATTCGTCCAAGTTCGAGCTAAAAATCGCCAAAAACTTCACCCGCTCCAAGAGCGGCGTGCGTGGGTCTTCCGCTTCCTCCAGCACGCGGGCGTTAAAATCCAGCCAGCTTAGCTCGCGGTTGATGAATAAATCGGGAGGAAAAGTTTGTTCGTACACGGTCGTCTCGGTCGTCAGAAACTCGGCTCGCAAATCGTCGCCGCATCTCATTGCTGTCTGTTCCTATCTTACGAAGCTCAACCTACGCAAAAAAGCCCCGCTAGGCAGACCGCGCTAATGCCGTATTATGAAAATGTTAGCATTTGCCGGCCGCGGATGCCGTTTGGCAATTTCCGCCGAGAAATGAGGCAAATTTCAGCGATTCCATGTCATCCACGAATACCACTTGGCGAGCTTTGTATCCGTTTGCTTCGCACGAGATGCTTCTCGACGGCCGACGCTACCATTACCTCGACGAAGGGCAGGGGGAGCCATTGCTGCTAGTGCATGGCAATCCGACCTGGTCGTTTTATTGGCGTAACCTTGTGTCCGCCTTTCGCGATCGCTACCGCGTGATAGTTCCCGACCACATGGGCTGCGGCTTGAGCGATAAGCCGCAGCACTACAATTACCGCTTGGCGCAGCACGTCGAAAATCTCAATCGCTTGGTTGAATCGCTCGATTTGGAAAATGTGACCTTGATTGCGCATGATTGGGGCGGCGCGATCGGTATCGGCGCCGCCCTGCAATCGCCTGGGCGGTTTAGCCGATTCATCATGATGAATACCGCGGCCTTCCGTTCGCCGCATATTCCCTGGCAGATTCGCTTGGCACGTACACCATTGTTGGGCACATTGGCCATCCGCGGCGGCAATGCGTTTTTGAGGGCAGCGTTGCGAACGGCGACGGAAAAACGGGAAAACTTTACGCCGCAGGTTCGGGCCGGTTATTTGGCCCCGTATCATTCCTGGGCCAACCGTGTGGCGGTCAATGCGTTTGTGAAAGATATTCCCTGCACGCCGCGACACGCCAGTTATGTAACTTTGCGGCGAATGGAAGAATCGCTGCCCACGCTGGCCGATCGGCCGTGGCTGTTAGTGTGGGGAATGCGCGATTGGTGTTTTCATGAATGGTATTTGCAGCGATTTTTGGAATTGATCCCACACGCCGAAGTCCGCCGCTTACCCAACGCCGGGCACTGGTTAGTCGAGGACGACCCGGAAGCAGTGATCCGCAACATCGACGAATTTATAAATCAGAATCCTGTCCCAGCGGGACAGGGCCGTTTTGCTAATCGCTAACTGCTAATTGCTATGTCTGCTAATTTCCACGTCCGCGTCTCCAAAAACTTCCTCGTCTTCAGCGCCGCGCACTTCATCACGCTGGGTGAAAACATCTGCGAGCGCTTGCACGGGCACAACTATCGAGTGGCGGCGGAAGTGTTTGGCCCGTTGGGCGAACAGCAATGGGTAATCGATTTCATCGCCCTGCGGGAGACGCTGCAGGAAATTATTCGCGGGCTGGATCATTACACACTCTTGCCGACTGAGCATCCGCAAATTCGTGTCACTGCCAACGAGAAAACTGTGGAAGCCGTGTTCCAAGACCGCCGCTGGGTTTTTCCGCGCGGCGATTGCGTATTGCTGCCGCTGGCCAACACCACGGCCGAACGCTTGGCCGAATACATTGCCCGGCGGCTGCGGGACGAATTGCAGCGGCGCTATTCGGTGCGTCCCGAGCGGCTGCGCGTGGAAGTCGACGAATGCTACGGACAGATTGGCGTGTGCGAACTGAAAGGAAATGATCAGTGACTACAGGAAGCGGCGGAGCCAAATCCCGATGACGAATCATCCGTGGCGGGATTTGGTCGTTCGTGCTTGGTCATGCGTGCGTTGCCGGGCTGCCGTCTTGAGCTTGGAAAGGCATTGCTGCATTTGCAGCTCCAGCGGCTGCTGCGTGTCGACGTCGACGTAGAACTCATCGTGTGGCCAGGGTTCCCATGCTGCGGCTTGGAGACGATACAGCTCCGGCCGCATCTCGGAAGAGTCGCCCCCCTGCCGCAATCGTTTGCCAATCCGGTGACGAGCAACATCCGGGTCGCAGCGGCATTCGACCGCG of the Pirellulales bacterium genome contains:
- the ppk1 gene encoding polyphosphate kinase 1; protein product: MRCGDDLRAEFLTTETTVYEQTFPPDLFINRELSWLDFNARVLEEAEDPRTPLLERVKFLAIFSSNLDEFFMVRVAGLREQAFGDGAPQDYSPDGLRAIAQLQRITKRTQELVAAQYRCWNEAVRPALNQEGIRLLTPAELNGEQQAALDRFFRERAWPILTPMAIDPAHPSPRYHNRGLYLAAMLERRRGLGPKQLFAVVQVPQVLPRLVPLGVGDDAQFILLEDLVSTRLPELFGGFDVLSWTTFRITRDSDIDLLEQESDDMLRLIEDRLKTRQRGEAVRLEVSAGGSEELSRMIIDEEAIRDNSPEGYSEVYRIPGPLDLSAMMELLKLADREQLRDPPFSPQMPRSLRRRDDLFATIARRDILLHHPYDSFDAVVDFVTKAANDPKVLAIKQTLYRTSGDSPITRALIQAADNGKHVTALVELKARFDEANNVSWARQLERAGVHVVFGFLDWKTHCKLSLVVRQEGNALKRYVHLGTGNYNQITALTYTDLGLFTADEDIATDASALFNLLTGYSQGHQWRKLVVAPTDLHRRTLQLIEEQIQRAQEGKPSRIFAKINAIVDHRVIESLYRASQAGVPVDIVDRGICCLRPGVPGTSDSIRVRSIVDRFLEHSRIYVFGPDAEAKVFLSSADWMPRNFYRRVEVMFPIEQEDLRDRILHEIIPAYLMDNVKARILQSDGTYIRRPLAEGETPYRVQERLLGLPPASAAASDIRLAATLDSNGSAAESAMTEGQAIVGLQGADGNGLAGSGGLESNGLEGNGSAGNGAPYSENAEIQPGSFSQNN
- a CDS encoding alpha/beta fold hydrolase — protein: MSSTNTTWRALYPFASHEMLLDGRRYHYLDEGQGEPLLLVHGNPTWSFYWRNLVSAFRDRYRVIVPDHMGCGLSDKPQHYNYRLAQHVENLNRLVESLDLENVTLIAHDWGGAIGIGAALQSPGRFSRFIMMNTAAFRSPHIPWQIRLARTPLLGTLAIRGGNAFLRAALRTATEKRENFTPQVRAGYLAPYHSWANRVAVNAFVKDIPCTPRHASYVTLRRMEESLPTLADRPWLLVWGMRDWCFHEWYLQRFLELIPHAEVRRLPNAGHWLVEDDPEAVIRNIDEFINQNPVPAGQGRFANR
- a CDS encoding ATP-binding protein → FGEGSYLPDARQRVYAKLMRRAESRLRGAISVVLDGTFSSSQWLQESRQLAVNQHCIFLAVECRCDPDVARHRIGKRLRQGGDSSEMRPELYRLQAAAWEPWPHDEFYVDVDTQQPLELQMQQCLSKLKTAARQRTHDQARTTKSRHG
- a CDS encoding 6-pyruvoyl tetrahydropterin synthase family protein; the protein is MSANFHVRVSKNFLVFSAAHFITLGENICERLHGHNYRVAAEVFGPLGEQQWVIDFIALRETLQEIIRGLDHYTLLPTEHPQIRVTANEKTVEAVFQDRRWVFPRGDCVLLPLANTTAERLAEYIARRLRDELQRRYSVRPERLRVEVDECYGQIGVCELKGNDQ